The sequence GGTCGCGGCCGCTTCCTCGCTGCTCTCGGAAGTGGTGCGGCTCAAGCACAGCTACGAAGGCGAAGACCTGCATGCGCTCAACCAGCGCTTGTCCGCTGAACTCAAGCTGTTCGAGCACCGCGCGCTGCACGATGGCGCGGAAAGCAGTCAGGTCATGGCCGCCCGCTATGTGCTGTGTACCGCGATCGACGAAGCGGTGGTCACCACGCCCTGGGGCAACGAGAGCGAATGGTCGCAGATGAGCCTGCTGTCGAGCTTCCACAACGAGACCTTCGGCGGTGAGAAGTTCTTCCAGCTGCTCGAGCGCCTCTCGCGCAACCCGGTCAAGCATCTGCCGATGCTGGAACTGATGTACCTGTGCTTATCGCTGGGTTTCGAAGGCAAATATCGAGTGATGCCACGCGGCATGCTCGAGCTCGAAGCGGTGCGCGACAGTCTCTACCGGCAAATCCGCCAATTGCGCGGGGACGTACCACGCGAAGTCTCGCCGCACTGGCAGGGCCTGCGCGACACGCGTCGCCGCCTGGTGCGCATCGTGCCCTGGTGGATGGTCGCGCTGTTCACGCTGATCTGCCTCGGGATGCTGTACGCAGGTTTCGCCTGGGTACTGGGCGAGCAGCGCGACACCGTGCTGCAGCCGTACCAACCCGTCGATCCGACCATTCAGGTCGAGCCCAAGCCGTAACAAGGACGTAATGCCATGAAGGTTTTTTTCGGCAAGCTTGCCGCGTTTTTTCGCAAGACCTGGGTATGGAGCCTGTGTGTCTTGTTGGTGCTGGCCCTGCTGGTGTGGTTCGCTGGACCACTGCTGGCGGTAAACGACTACAAGTTCTGGGAGTCGTCCACCAGTCGCCTGTTGACCATCGCCGGGCTGTGCCTGGCCTGGGGGTTGTTCATTGTGTTCGCCAGCTGGCGTAGCACCCGCCGCAAGCAGGCCGAGGCCAGCGATGACGAGGTGCAGGAGCGCCTGCGTCGCGAAGGCTTAGTCAGTGAGGAACAAGGCATCCTGCGCCAGCGCTATCGCGACGCCATGCGCACCCTCAAGAGTTCGAGCCTCTACCGCGGGCGCAGCGAGAAATGGCGCAATGACCTGCCCTGGTATCTCCTGCTCGGCCCTCAGGGCAGCGGCAAAACCTCCTTGCTGGACTTTTCCGGTTTGGATTTTCCGCTCAACCGCGGCGAAAACCAGCGTCTGACCAAGGATGTCTCAGGCACTCGCTACGCTGACTGGTACTTCGCCGACCATGCGGTGCTGATCGATACCGCCGGCCGCTACCTGACTCAACCCGACGCTGCCGTCGACGGCAAGGCCTGGGAAACGCTGCTCGGTTTGTTGCGTCGTCGCCGTGCGCGCCCACTCAATGGCGTGCTGGTCAATATTCCTGTCGAGCAGCTGCTGCAATCGAGCGAACTGGAGCTCGAAACTCTGGCACGTCAAAGCCGCCAGCGCCTACAGGAAATCCACCAGCGTCTGGGCGCCGACGTGCCGGTCTATCTGGTGCTGAGCAAAGCGGACAAGGTGCTTGGCTTCGAGGAGTTCTTCGACCAGCTATCACGCGAAGAAAGCGATCAGGTGCTGGGTGCCAGCTTCCGCAAGGAACAGGACGGCACCGACGTCAACGTGGTGCGCAGCGAATTCGAGGAATTGCTGCGCCGGCTCAACAGCCAGGTCGTGCTGCGCATGCACCAGGAGCGCGACACCCAACGTCGCGGCCGGATCCTCGATTTCCCGCACCAGCTCGGCCAGATTGGCGAGCGTCTGTGCCTTTTCATTGAGCTGGCGTTCTCTGGCAACCGCTACCAGCGTGCCAGCCAACTGCGCGGCTTCTATTTGACCAGCGCACCGCAGCTGCAAGATGGACTCGACCCGATTACCAGTGGCATCGGCCGCAACCTCGGACTGTCCAGCAGCACGTTGCCGACCTTCCGCAGCGGTCGGGCGCGCTTCATCAATCACCTGCTCAGCCGTGTGATCTTCCCGGAGGCCGACCTTGCCAGTCTCGACCAGAAAGAAGTCCGCCGCATCGACTGGGGCCAGCGCGCGCTGTATGCCGCAAGCTTCGCCTGCCTGGCACTGTTCGGCGCGCTCTGGGCCAACGGTTTCTCCAACAACCACGAGCGGCTCGAGCAACTGCGCAGCCTCGCCGATCAGCTGGGTCAAGAACACCAGAGCATCTCTGCCCAGGACGATGCACTTCGCATACTCAAGGCATTGGATACCAGCTACGCGGCCACACAGGTATTTCCGAACAAATCCGAGGTGACTAACCTGCAACGCGGCGGGCTTTACCAGGGCGAGGCAGTCGATCCAACCTTGCATCAAGCCTATCGGCACGAACTGGAAACGCTGCTGCTGCCACGTGTTGCGCGTCAGCTCGAAGCCCAGATCCGCGCCAATCTCACCGACCGTGAACGCCTGCTCGGCAGCCTGCGCGCGTATCTGATGCTCAACCTGGAAGAACGTCGCGACGACGGCTTTCTCGAGGATTGGATCTCCGCCGATTGGTCGCTGCGCTACGCCGGCAATGCGGTCGCACAGAACGGGCTCAACACCCATTTCGAGCGGATGCTCAATGGCAGCTTCGCGCCCTATGCGCTCAACGACCAGCTCGTCGCCGAGGCACGTCAGGTGCTGCGCAGCGAATCACTGGCCAACGTCGTCTACCGCATGCTGCGCGACCAGGCTCGCACCCTACCCGACTATCGCTTCAGCCAACGTCTCGGACCTCAGGGTGCGCTGTTCAGCGGCAGCGACTACGCCATCCCCGGGTTCTATACGCAAAACGGTTATCAGAAGTTCTACGTCGCACAGGGCAGCGACTTGGTGCGCGAGATCCTGCGCGACAACTGGGTGCTCGGCGAAGGCGACAGCCTAAGCCTGAAGGATCTAGGACGCCTGATGGTCGAGATGGAGCAGCTCTATTTTCGCGACTACGCCAACTACTGGAGCGAAGCAGTCGCGCAACTGGCGCTGGAGCCGATCGCCGGTACCGGTCAGGGCTCGGCATTGCTCAGCGGGTTGAGCGCAGCCAACTCGCCGTTGCTGCAATTACTGGTCGAGATACGCGACAACACCCGCTTTGTCGGCGCGGCTGACACCGCAGGTGATGCTGCAGAAACCGCCGACGCCAACGGCAAACTAGGCAAAGCCGCCAAGTTGGCATCGGCCGCCGCCGAGCAGGCTCAGGCCGCACTGGCCAAGAACCTGCCTGACACGGCGCGCAAGACGCTCGAGCGCCGCTTCGAACCGCTGCACCGCCTGCTCGACGAAAATGCAGGCGCCAGTGCCGAGCTGGTCCCGACGCTGCAGGCGCTCGATGCCCTTCAACTGCAATTGGCTGCCCTGGCCCACGCCAGTGCGCCCGATCAGGCTGCGTTCGAACTCGCCAAGGCACGCATGGGCGGTCAACGTGACGCCATCAACCAGTTGCGCGCCAGCGCAGCCCGTCTGCCACAACCGATCGGCAACTGGCTCGGCCTGCTCGCCGAAGACAGCTGGACGCTGGTTCTAAACGACGCCTACCACTACCTCAACCAACGCTACCAGAGCGAGCTGTACGCGTTCTACAAAGGGTCGCTGCGCCAGCGCTATCCATTCAGCGCCCACAGCGAGAGTGACGTCGCGATCGCCGACTTCCGCGAGTTCTTCAAGGCGCAAGGCGTTGCGGACGGGTTCTTCGACCGCTATCTGAAAGCGTTCGTCAGTGGCAGCGCTGGCCAATATCAGCTCCGTCGAGTCGATGGTCGCGGCTTGCCCCTGTCACGCGAGTTCCTCTCGCAGATGGGCAACGCTCAAACCATCCGCCGCAGTTTCTTCGCTGACAACCCGAATGAGCCGCAGATTCGCTTCAAGCTCGAGCCTTACTCGCTGGATTCGAGCCTGGGTCGCGCCGACTTCCGCTTCGGCAATCAGCAGATGGAGTACCGCCACGGCCCGATCGTGCAGACCGCCTTCAGCTGGCCGGCCGATGCCGAGGACGGCCGCACCAGCCTGGTAGTCGAAGAGCTCGGCGGGCATCGTGTCGGGATCGAGAAGAACAGCGGCCCTTGGTCTCTGTTCCGCCTGCTGGATCTGATGCAGGTCGACTACCACAGCGGCCGTGACGTGCTGATGCTCAAGGCCAATCTGGGCGGCCGTCACGCCAACTATCTGCTGCACAGTCAGCGCTCGCCGAACCCGTTCGACATCGCCTTGCTGCGCGACTTCAAGCTGCCGGCGACCCTGTGATGATGCGCACCGCAAGCCTGGCCCATGACTGGCGTAGCGCCGCGCGAACCGACACCGGCAAGGTTCGCGCACGCAATGAAGACGCCTTTCTCGACCTTCCCGAGCAAGGCCTGTGGGTGGTCGCCGATGGGATGGGTGGCCACCATAACGGCGCGCTGGCCAGCCGCTTGATCGTCGACAAACTGGCCGAGCTGCCGGAAGGTAACCTGGTCGAACGCCTGGCCAACTTGCGCCGCTGCCTGCACGACCTCAATCGCAGACTCGGCCAGGAGCTGACAATCACCGCCGACCGCCCCGACCCGGTGACCGGCAGTACCGTGGTCGCGCTGCTGATGGAGACCAACCGCGCCGCCTGTGTCTGGGCTGGCGACAGCCGCTGCTACCTCTGGCGCCGCGGACGGCTTTACCAGCTCTCGCGTGACCACTCGCTGCTGCAGCAGCTGATCGACGAACAGAACCTCAGCCCGCAGGAGGCCGCGCGTCACCCTGCTGCGCATGCACTCACTCGCGCGATCGGCGCCAGTGAGCAACTGGTGCTGGACATCCTCGAGTTCGATGTCTATCCAGGCGATACCTTGCTGCTGTGCAGCGACGGGCTCTACCAGAGCCTGTCGCCGGACGCATTGGGTGCAGCACTCAATTCGCCGTCGACCACGCTTGCGCTGCAACGGCTATTCGACCAGGCCATGGACGGTCCGGCACGAGACAATCTCAGCGCAGTGGTAGTACGCCGATGAACGAGCCCGTGTGCGCCGAACCGGCTTCGGATCTGACCTACTTCGCCTTCGCCTCCACCGCTGCTGCGCCGGGCCCTGCGGCGCCACCGGCTACCAGTACCGGTGAGCTACCGAAGGTCTTGGGCGGACGTTACCTGGTCGAACGACTGCTCGGCGTCGGCGGCATGGGCGCCGTCTACCGCGCACGGGACCTGCTACGCGAACAGTTTGGCGATCCGGAACCCTATATCGCGTTGAAAACCCTGAGCGATGATTTCGCCGAGTACCCCGACGCCCATGCGCTGCTCTACACCGAGTTCGCGCTGACCGCACGGCTGAGTCATCGCCATGTCGTGCGGCTGTATGGCTTCGACGTGGACGCGGACAGCCAGCGCGCCTTCATTACACTCGAGTTGCTCAAGGGCCCAACGCTCGACCAATTGCTCAGCGAGCGTCCCGATGGCCTCGCCTGGGGCGAGTTGTGCGAAATCGCGGTGCCGTTAATAGAGGCGTTGGCCTATTCCCATAGCCGTGGCGTCATTCACGGCGACCTCAAACCCAGCAACGTAATACTCGCGGAGGATGGGCTGCGCTTGTTCGACTACGGCCTCGGTCAGCCGCTCGAGGGCGTGATGAAAAACCTGCCGCGGCTGTCTCGCAACCGATTCAAGGCCTGGACCACGCGCTATGCCGCCCCTGAACTGCTTGACGGAGCGGAGCCTTCGAAGGCCAGCGATGTGTATGCGCTTGGCTGCCTGCTGTATGAGATGGCCAGTGGACGCCACCCGTTCCGTCGCCTGAGTGCCAAGCAGGCAAGAGCGATGGCGCTGGACAAGGAGCTGCGTCGACCGCCGAACCTGGCTTATGGCTGGCCCACACTGCGCGCAGCGCTGGCGTTCGATGCCAATAAGCGCACCGCCCGTTTGACCCAACTACGGGATATTTTCCGTCGCCCCGCACCCAGCCGCCTGCAGCGCTGGTTCGGGCGCGCCCATGGATGACATGAGAACAAGGAAGCGCCATGTTCAACGCGGCCAACGACACCCACTTCAGCCTCACCATCGAAGGCATCGAGCACGACCTGCAGGTGCTTGCGTTTACGGGGCGCGAAGCCATCAGCCAACCCTATCGCTTCGACCTGGAGCTGATCAGCGAACGTCCTGATCTGGATCTGCAAAGCCTGCTGCACAAGCCTGCATTCCTGACGCTCTCTCCGGCCGGCAATGGCATTCACGGTCTGATTCATCGCGTCGCACAGGGCGAGTCCGGCAAGCGCCTGACTCGCTACCATGTGACTATCGTTCCGCAACTGGCCTATTTGGCACACCGTACCGATCAGCGCATCTTCCAACACCTGAGCGTGCCGCAAATCATCGCCCAGGTGCTCGAGGGTCAGGGTATCCAGGCGGATGCCTATCGTTTCCAATTCGGCCCGGTGGTCTACCCGGAGCGCGACTACTGCACTCAGTACGACGAAACCAACCTGCATTTCATCCAGCGCCTGTGTGAGGAAGAAGGCATCCACTATCACTTCGAGCACAGCGCGCAGGGCCATACCCTGGTGTTCGGCGACGACCAGACGAGCTTTTCCAAGCTCGGC comes from Stutzerimonas stutzeri and encodes:
- the icmH gene encoding type IVB secretion system protein IcmH/DotU, with the protein product MIREMDYAQDDKTVILNRHGDAPAQSPLTDFSAPPKFEQLEERMIYAARLRPAETFNISLNPLVAAASSLLSEVVRLKHSYEGEDLHALNQRLSAELKLFEHRALHDGAESSQVMAARYVLCTAIDEAVVTTPWGNESEWSQMSLLSSFHNETFGGEKFFQLLERLSRNPVKHLPMLELMYLCLSLGFEGKYRVMPRGMLELEAVRDSLYRQIRQLRGDVPREVSPHWQGLRDTRRRLVRIVPWWMVALFTLICLGMLYAGFAWVLGEQRDTVLQPYQPVDPTIQVEPKP
- a CDS encoding PP2C family protein-serine/threonine phosphatase, yielding MMRTASLAHDWRSAARTDTGKVRARNEDAFLDLPEQGLWVVADGMGGHHNGALASRLIVDKLAELPEGNLVERLANLRRCLHDLNRRLGQELTITADRPDPVTGSTVVALLMETNRAACVWAGDSRCYLWRRGRLYQLSRDHSLLQQLIDEQNLSPQEAARHPAAHALTRAIGASEQLVLDILEFDVYPGDTLLLCSDGLYQSLSPDALGAALNSPSTTLALQRLFDQAMDGPARDNLSAVVVRR
- a CDS encoding serine/threonine-protein kinase, whose product is MNEPVCAEPASDLTYFAFASTAAAPGPAAPPATSTGELPKVLGGRYLVERLLGVGGMGAVYRARDLLREQFGDPEPYIALKTLSDDFAEYPDAHALLYTEFALTARLSHRHVVRLYGFDVDADSQRAFITLELLKGPTLDQLLSERPDGLAWGELCEIAVPLIEALAYSHSRGVIHGDLKPSNVILAEDGLRLFDYGLGQPLEGVMKNLPRLSRNRFKAWTTRYAAPELLDGAEPSKASDVYALGCLLYEMASGRHPFRRLSAKQARAMALDKELRRPPNLAYGWPTLRAALAFDANKRTARLTQLRDIFRRPAPSRLQRWFGRAHG
- the tssM gene encoding type VI secretion system membrane subunit TssM; translated protein: MKVFFGKLAAFFRKTWVWSLCVLLVLALLVWFAGPLLAVNDYKFWESSTSRLLTIAGLCLAWGLFIVFASWRSTRRKQAEASDDEVQERLRREGLVSEEQGILRQRYRDAMRTLKSSSLYRGRSEKWRNDLPWYLLLGPQGSGKTSLLDFSGLDFPLNRGENQRLTKDVSGTRYADWYFADHAVLIDTAGRYLTQPDAAVDGKAWETLLGLLRRRRARPLNGVLVNIPVEQLLQSSELELETLARQSRQRLQEIHQRLGADVPVYLVLSKADKVLGFEEFFDQLSREESDQVLGASFRKEQDGTDVNVVRSEFEELLRRLNSQVVLRMHQERDTQRRGRILDFPHQLGQIGERLCLFIELAFSGNRYQRASQLRGFYLTSAPQLQDGLDPITSGIGRNLGLSSSTLPTFRSGRARFINHLLSRVIFPEADLASLDQKEVRRIDWGQRALYAASFACLALFGALWANGFSNNHERLEQLRSLADQLGQEHQSISAQDDALRILKALDTSYAATQVFPNKSEVTNLQRGGLYQGEAVDPTLHQAYRHELETLLLPRVARQLEAQIRANLTDRERLLGSLRAYLMLNLEERRDDGFLEDWISADWSLRYAGNAVAQNGLNTHFERMLNGSFAPYALNDQLVAEARQVLRSESLANVVYRMLRDQARTLPDYRFSQRLGPQGALFSGSDYAIPGFYTQNGYQKFYVAQGSDLVREILRDNWVLGEGDSLSLKDLGRLMVEMEQLYFRDYANYWSEAVAQLALEPIAGTGQGSALLSGLSAANSPLLQLLVEIRDNTRFVGAADTAGDAAETADANGKLGKAAKLASAAAEQAQAALAKNLPDTARKTLERRFEPLHRLLDENAGASAELVPTLQALDALQLQLAALAHASAPDQAAFELAKARMGGQRDAINQLRASAARLPQPIGNWLGLLAEDSWTLVLNDAYHYLNQRYQSELYAFYKGSLRQRYPFSAHSESDVAIADFREFFKAQGVADGFFDRYLKAFVSGSAGQYQLRRVDGRGLPLSREFLSQMGNAQTIRRSFFADNPNEPQIRFKLEPYSLDSSLGRADFRFGNQQMEYRHGPIVQTAFSWPADAEDGRTSLVVEELGGHRVGIEKNSGPWSLFRLLDLMQVDYHSGRDVLMLKANLGGRHANYLLHSQRSPNPFDIALLRDFKLPATL